DNA sequence from the Hippopotamus amphibius kiboko isolate mHipAmp2 chromosome 1, mHipAmp2.hap2, whole genome shotgun sequence genome:
ccaattctgggtcttttgatGAGAGATGTTTTCCCCCCATTCTTCCCAATGGGCAGCTGTTGACCTTTCtctacttttgctttttcttatttgccatgtgaaatttttaaatgttatataactGTGAGGAAGGCATGAGGAAGACTACCTTAGTTTATTTAGTTGATCCATCTTCTCAATTCTTAAGAGTCTCAAACACTTGTTGCCATGTTTTACttaatctttaatatattttaattaaaaaaaccattAACAGTACATTTTCGTCTGAAGTGGTCCCTCTGCTGAAATGCCAGGTGCTAGCTGTAACTCTGGCTTTAAAACCAAAACcccaaatgtttaataaataaaaattagaactaGTTGCCATTCTACTCCAAATCAGCTAGCCTAGGGAAAGAGGCCAGAGAAAGGAGCCAGTAAGATCTTGGACCTGTGACTACAGGGACAGCTAGCAAAGAAGTAACAAAAGACTGAGCAGTCCCCATCGTGGCCCCCACTTTTTGGCAGAGGTAGGATTAGGGTCATGTGCACCCTCCTACACTCAATTCATTTGTCTCTTaggaggaaaaaagttaaaagtcaGCTCAGCTTTGGTTTCTGGTCCAAGTTAGGGAGATTAGAAAGGTGAGCCTTGGTCCGACTTTGGCAGAATGAGGCCCACAGGTGGGACCGTAAGGCACGACCCTGGCCGTGGAGGTCAGGGAGTCAAAGGCAGACAGCTGGGGCCAAATTCTGAAGAATAAGGAATGTGAGTTGTAACCCTCACCCCCAGAGCTGAGGAAAGGTCTCGAAAGCAGTAGAAAGGACAACTTGGAAAATAGAGAGGAAAATAAGGCCATCCCCCCCTCTAACAAAGGATATAACCACCCTCCCCTTTCCTGGGGATAGGCTGGTTAGAATTTGGTTTAAAGGCAACTGGGTGACAAAGaaccagggggtgggggcacagagaAGAACACGCTCCTCTcgctttctccccccccccccccccagaacttAAAGTGACcgtgtggggagggtggggtagtTCCTTGGCTTTATGCAGTAATCTAAGGAGCAGCAGGGACAACGGTTCAGTCATTCTTACGATGGTTGTTATTGAGGATGGGATGGCCATTGGCTAGGGGTCGGCTCTTTGCTCCTCCCCCAGCTGCAGCCTCCTCCCCCTCTGAGCTCTCTGTCTCTTCCCGGTCACTGCGTTCATCTTCTACCAGCTGTGGAAAGGAATGAGAAGGGTTACAAACCCCTAAGGACTCTCCGTAGACTTTTTCCAGGTACATCCAGGGCCCCACAGTAGTTTTTAGAGGGTTGCTGATACAGGAGGGAATTTGGGCAGTTCCTACAGCTGAGGGAGGGTAGGGCCTACAAAATGGGGACAGAGCCTTCACCTTTCCAGTTATGAACTTGTGGGCCATGCGCAAAATGAGGTAGGCCCAGAAGATGTGCAGCAGCTGCAGGACTCCCATCATGAAGTTGAAGAAGTAATAGCCAAAGAAGGCAGGATAGAGCTCCAGTGGGTACACCAGGGTGCAGTGCAGGATCCTTGGGATGGGAAGGGAGAGACAAGAATTGTAAACACAGAAAGGAGGGGGTTAGGATGGAGGATAGACGAttaggcgggggggggggggggggggggactcctGATTTCCTGAGAACAGGAGTGTAGTCTGCCCGCCGCCTCACTACTCACCAGAAGGGCAGGACAACCAGTCGGGTGAGGATGAAGACAATTGCGAAGACGATGAAGATGTTGTTGCAGGTGTTTTTCCATCCCGCATAGTTAAACATCTTGGCTGACTGCAGAAAGCCCCCGTCTGTCATCGTGGGCTCCCGACTCCCCCATGTGCATTCATATGTGTGACCCAGTTACCACGCTGGCTCTGTGCCCCCACCTGGTCCCGGGAATGTCCACCCCCCCAccactacccacccccaccccccacaaaggGTAGAGGGCTGGAAGAACCTGCACCAGGGTCTCTAGGCTTGAAGAAATGCCCAGGAAGCCTGACCTCTAGCAGGTAGTCAGAAGAGTCGTGCAGAGCCATGATAAGAGTCCCTGCTCGAACGTAATTGGCAAACCAGGAGAAGCTAATGAGGATGATGGTGGCCACGTGATGGATGATCTGCTCCTTGAAATCCTGTAGAAAAGATGCAGCCTCCAGAAAGACTTTTTCCTGTTCCCTAGCCTCcattcttcttcctccccttcacGTTTAATTCCACTTATCCCACAACTGTGTCCAAAGTACCCAGAAGTCAAAGGGGAGTCTCTTCACCCCAGGGCTTCATTTTGGCTCCTAGGCTTGATGGCACAGCCCCTTAACCCACCTTTCGCTTGACATCAGAAGCAATGCTGAAGAGCAGGGACCAGTAGAAAGACAGTTCAATCATGTAGTACCAATACTGGGACGGGATGATGCtctgggagagaggagaaaaaagaggaaggtaAAGGACCCCAGAGCAACTGGACCCAAGGGTCTCCAAACCCAGCCTTCCTAGCACCTGAGGTTATGTTTAGCACCATGACTCCAGTCCCTTCTGCCACGTGTTCTGAGATTATCTCTTCACAAGGATGTGTATGTCCTAATCCTATCCTACACCCATTCTCTTAATCACTGCATATAAAGAGTCAGGACCTATCTCATACCTGTATGGGATATCCCTCCCAAACTTTCCTCATGTCATAGAACCAGGGTTTCTGCAGAGAGATGGTGAGAGGTTAAAGGAGGAGGGACCCAAATTCTGTGGCCTTGCCCCACCTTGCCAGAGAACCTACTCCCACCTCCCAGTAACCCCCACTCACGTCTACAATGACAGCCATGCCGGCAATGAAAGCAACCAGGTAAAATGTGAATCTCCAGCTGGAAGAAGAAGCAGAAATGGCTAGGAGAGCAAGGTGGGAGGATGGCACAGCCCTCTAACCAACCCCCAAGTACCTTCCTGCAGATATCTTCTCAAGGATATTAATGGCCAAATTTCCCTCCTCACCTGGGTATAACCTCCCTGCATAC
Encoded proteins:
- the CERS2 gene encoding ceramide synthase 2 isoform X1 translates to MLQTLYDYFWWERLWLPVNLTWADLEDQDGRVYAKASDLYITLPLALLFLIIRYFFELYVATPLAALLNVKEKTRLRAPPNPTLEHFYLTSGKQPKQAEVELLSRQSGLSGRQVERWFRRRRNQDRPSLLKKFREASWRFTFYLVAFIAGMAVIVDSIIPSQYWYYMIELSFYWSLLFSIASDVKRKDFKEQIIHHVATIILISFSWFANYVRAGTLIMALHDSSDYLLESAKMFNYAGWKNTCNNIFIVFAIVFILTRLVVLPFWILHCTLVYPLELYPAFFGYYFFNFMMGVLQLLHIFWAYLILRMAHKFITGKLVEDERSDREETESSEGEEAAAGGGAKSRPLANGHPILNNNHRKND
- the CERS2 gene encoding ceramide synthase 2 isoform X2, coding for MLQTLYDYFWWERLWLPVNLTWADLEDQDGRVYAKASDLYITLPLALLFLIIRYFFELYVATPLAALLNVKEKTRLRAPPNPTLEHFYLTSGKQPKQAEVELLSRQSGLSGRQVERWFRRRRNQDRPSLLKKFREASWRFTFYLVAFIAGMAVIVDKPWFYDMRKVWEGYPIQSIIPSQYWYYMIELSFYWSLLFSIASDVKRKDFKEQIIHHVATIILISFSWFANYVRAGTLIMALHDSSDYLLESAKMFNYAGWKNTCNNIFIVFAIVFILTRLVVLPFWILHCTLVYPLELYPAFFGYYFFNFMMGVLQLLHIFWAYLILRMAHKFITGKLVEDERSDREETESSEGEEAAAGGGAKSRPLANGHPILNNNHRKND